In the genome of Streptomyces fagopyri, the window GCTCATGTCTCCTCCCCGACGCTCCGACGACCGCCTTCGCGGCGAGCCCGCGCCCGGTCACTCGTCCGCCCGGACGCACGCCCGGGTCCGTCCCCGGTGGGCGAGGGGTCCTCGGCGGGCCGGGGAGCGGGGACACCGCGCGCCCCGGAAGAGCGGTGGCTCACGCGCGTTCCGCCGTTCCCCGCCGAACGCGTCCTGCGCCGACGCCGGACGCCCGCCCCGGAGGACCGCGCCGTGGCGTCGGATCCTCCGGCAGGTGCCGGTACTCCCGATTCCGGTACTCCCGAGTCCGGTGACGGCTGTGACGACTCCGCGGTCTCCGCCTGTGCCGCTGGGTCGGCTCCCGGCTGCCGTCCCGCTTCCGGCCCCGGCCGGCCCGTGCGTTCCGCGCGCAGGCAGCGGCGGATCGACTCGGGGTCCAGTCCCTCGTTGCAGGCCTGATGCAGAAGGCGCGCGAAGAGGTAGTCGGGATCGGCAGCCAATGCCATGGCCAGGGCCTCCCGGGCCTCCAGTTCGTCACCGCTCGACCACGCGACCCATCCGGCGAGAGTGAGGGGGGCGGCGGCGTGCTCGCCGTAGGAGCCGACGCAGCGGCGGGCGAGCGCTCGCCACAGACGCAGGGCCGGGCCGGCCTCGTCGCCCTCCATCCATTCGGCGGCGCGGTCACGGGTCGTGCGGTCCTGCAGGCCGAGGATCAGCGAGGCGGCCTCCGCTGTTTCCAGGAGTCCGTCGTCGCGGAGGTCGGCCGGCCGGATGCCGGAGACGGACGGAGCCTCCGCGAAGCGCTTCAGGAGCCGTCGCGCCTGTGCGAGTGTCTCCTCGGAGACGGCCGCTCGGCTCTCGTCGTCCAGGATCCTGGGGATCAGCGCCCTGTTCGCGGCGTCGAGCGCCACCTCCTGGTCCACGGCGGCCCGCCGCTCCCAGGGGACGAGGCGAGCCGTGAGTTCCCGGAGGGATCCGCGTACCTGAAGGCCCGCGTAGGTCGCGGCGGCGGCGAGGACGGAGGTGCCGGGCAGTCCCATCGCCTCCCCCTCGGGCGAACAGCACCCCTGGCCGGGGCAGCAGTACGACCAGAAGCGGCCGTCGGAGATGCAGAGTGCCTCGATCACGGGGACGTCGAGGCGGCCGCAGGCCGTCCGCAGCAACTGGGCGAGCGGGCGGAGACGCTCCATGACGTCCCGGCCCGACTCGCCGCTCGCGGGCTCCTGGCAGAGGTACGCGACCATGCTCTCCGGCCGGGCGCCTCTGCGCTCGCTTCCCTTCACCAGCCCGTGCGCCAGCTGATCGGCCACCGACGGCCAGTCGTCCGCCTGGGCCGGGATGCCGAGCCGCGCCCGCCCGCCGAAGCGGCCGCGCCTCTCCGCGTCGTGCAGGGCGGCGAGCACGATGCTGTCCTCCGGCCGGTACCCGAGCAGGTACGGCAGGGCGTCCGCCAGCTCGGCCGGTGTCCGCAGGGTGATCTGGTGCCCGCCGGGCAGATCGCGTCCGTCGTGCCCGGTCCGCTTCTTCCACCGTCCGCCGCGTGTGCCGCGCGTCCCGCACTCGTCATGCCCGGCGCGCGCACCACCGTCGTCGTGACCGCCGCGCACGCCGTCCGCCCCGTGCGGTCCGCGCCCGCTGATGCCGCTGTCGCCGGAGGCGCCGGCCGGTTCGTTGTGATTCGTCATGCCGTGACCATCCCGCGGATCCCGAAATCCCGCTGGACCCTGTGGATAACCATGGGCATGACCACGACACGAGTTGTCCACAAGGCGGCTGCCTCATTCGCGCGATGTCCGACTCATCGGGTTGCATGGGGCCATGACCAACGAAGACCCGCGACCCACGTCCGGCGAAGACCTGCGCATCGAGGCCGATGCCGTACTCGCCCGCCTCGTCGGCGCCCCGGCGGGCGAGGCCCGGCTGCGCGAGGACCAGTGGCGCGCCATCGAGGCCCTGGTGGCCGACAAGCGCAGAGCGCTCGTCGTGCAGCGCACCGGCTGGGGCAAGTCCGCGGTGTACTTCGTCGCGACCGCGCTGCTGCGCGAGCGGGGTGCCGGGCCCACCGTCATCGTCTCCCCGCTCCTCGCCCTCATGCGCAACCAGGTGGAGGCGGCGGCCCGCGCCGGCATCCGCGCGCGAAGCATCAACTCGTCCAATACGGAGGAGTGGGAGACCATCCAGGCCGAGGTGGCCGCGAGCGAGGTCGACGTGCTCCTGGTCAGCCCCGAGCGGCTCAACAATCCGGACTTCCGCGATCAGGTGCTGCCCAAGCTGGCGGCGGCGACCGGCCTGCTCGTGGTCGACGAGGCCCACTGCATCTCCGACTGGGGACACGACTTCCGGCCGGACTACCGCAGACTGCGCACGATGCTCGCCGATCTCCCACCCGGCGTTCCCGTCCTGGCCACCACGGCGACGGCCAACGCGCGCGTGACCGCCGATGTGGCGGAGCAGCTGGGCACCGGTGCGAGCACGGACGCGCTCGTCCTGCGCGGACCGCTGGACCGGGAGAGCCTGAGCCTCGGCGTGCTCCAGTTGCCGGACGCGGCCCACCGCATGGCCTGGCTCGCCGAGCACCTGGACGACCTGCCGGGTTCCGGCATCATCTACACGCTCACGGTGGCCGCGGCCGAGGAGGTCACCGTTTTCCTCCGCCAGGCCGGGCACACGGTCGCGTCGTACACCGGGAAGACGGAGAACGCGGACCGTCAGCAGGCCGAGGAGGACCTGCTCGCCAACCGGGTCAAGGCCCTGGTCGCCACGTCGGCGCTGGGCATGGGCTTCGACAAGCCCGACCTCGGCTTCGTGGTCCACCTGGGTTCCCCGTCCTCCCCCATCGCGTACTACCAGCAGGTGGGACGTGCGGGTCGCGGCGTGAAGCACGCCGAAGTGCTCCTGCTGCCGGGCAAGGAGGACCAGGCGATCTGGCAGTACTTCGCGTCGATCGCCTTCCCCCCGGAGGAGCAGGTGCGCCGCACCCTGGACGTCCTGGCCCGCGCCGACAGGCCGCTCTCGCTGCCCGCCCTCGAACCCCTGGTGGAACTGCGCAGGTCCCGTCTGGAGACCATGCTCAAGGTGCTCGACGTGGACGGCGCGGTACGGCGTGTCCGGGGCGGCTGGATCTCCACGGGCGTTCCCTGGACGTACGACAGCGAGCGTTACGCCTGGGTGGCCAAACAACGGGCCGCCGAGCAGCAGGCGATGCGCGACTACGTCTCGACGACCGGCTGCCGGATGGAGTTCCTGCGGCGGCAGCTGGACGACGAGCGGGCCGCGCCGTGCGGGCGCTGCGACACCTGTACGGAAGCGCGGTTCGAGGCTTCCGTGTCCTCGTCGGCGCTCGACGCCGCCAACGGTGAGCTGAGCCGCGCGGGCGTCGACGTCGAACCCCGCAAGATGTGGCCGACGGGCCTGCCGGCGGTCGGCGTCGAGCTGAAGGGCCGTATCCCGGCGGGCGAACAGGCCGCGCCGGGGCGTGCCCTGGGACGGCTCTCGGACATCGGCTGGGGCAACCGGCTGCGTCCCCTGCTCGCCCGCCAGGCTTCTGACGGACCCGTGCCGGACGATGTGGCGAAGGCCGTGGTCGGCGTGCTGACCGACTGGGCGAAGGGGCCGGGAGGCTGGGCATCGGGACGGCCCGACGCCCAGCCGCGGCCCGTGGGCGTCGTCACCATGGCCTCGCGCACGCGTCCGCAACTGATCCAGTCGCTGGGCGCGCGGATCGCGGAGATCGGCCGACTGCCGCTGCTGGGGTCCGTGGAGTATGTGGGCGAGGCCTCACAGCTCTCGCGCAGCAACAGTGCCCAGCGTCTCAAGGCTCTCGACGGCGCGCTGACCGTGCCTCCCGCACTGGCCGACGTCCTCGGGGCGGCGGGCGGCCCGGTGCTGCTCGTGGACGACGCGACCGAGACCGGATGGACGCTCGCGGTCGCCGCGCGACTGCTCCGCCGGTCCGGGGCACAGGGTGTGTTGCCGCTGGTCCTGGCCGTACAGGCGTGAACCACGTGTCGCCATTCGGAACAGGGGGCAAGGATATAAACGGCGTATAGCAAGAATTCGGTCGGTGGCCCCAATTGCTCGTTGCCGCAACCAAGTTCGACAGGAAGAATTGGAGTCCGCTCCCCGCACGGCTCGCCCGTGGTCCGGTAGGGCTCCGCCGCGGCGTGCGCTCCCCCAAGTCCGACCCCGCCCGCAGTGCGGGCGCGTAGCCGAAGGGAGGACCGTGACCTTCGGATTCGCTCCGTCCTCGGCGGCGTCCATGTCGACGTCTGCCGATCTGTCCGCCGCTTCCGCCAACCCACTGACCCGCATGCTCGAGCCCGCAGAATGGGCAGCCGCGGGCATTCCGCTGCTGCGCAATCCCCGTGAGGTCGTCAGTGGTCTGCACGCTCGGCACCGGCCAAGACCGGCGACCGCGGTCGTGGCCGTCCTCGACGCGGACGAACGGCTGAGGGCGAGCGCCTCGTTCATCCGACGGCCCACTCCGGCCGACGGCTGGATGTTCCGCAACGCCCTGCTCGCACAGTTGCGCCGGGTCATCCCACACGACCTGCGGCGGCGTACCCCGGTGCGTACGGCGGTCCTGCTCTACTGCCGGGAGGGCGACGCGCGTTGGACACAGGAGGACGGGGCGTGGATGTGGGGGCTGCGTGACGCGTGCACGCTGCACGGGCTGCGCTGCGGGGCGTACATCACGCTGACGCACGACGGCTGGCAGGTTCTCGGCGAGGGCCGGGGTGGACGTCGTCCGAACGCGGACTCGCCGCCGGAGGCCTTCGCCCTGTCCGAGGCACCGCCACCACTGCCACGCACCGGAGGCGTCGCGTCGGAGGTGTTGCGACGGGCCGCCGCCCGCTGATTCCCACCGCTTCCGGCACCGCCGGGCGTCCGCGCACTGTCGCCCACCTGGCACCGGCCTCCTGGCGGGCGGTCTCCCGAGCGGGCGGCCCGGCACCTCCCGGGCGGGCGGCCCCGGGCGGGAACACACCCGGCGGGAAGTCACCGCGCGGGAGGGCGGCCGGGGCCAGCATGTCCGCCCGCGTCACCGCTACCGCCTCGGCAGGACATGATTCAGCCGGCTCGGGGTGGCTCACGGCGTCCAGAGGGGTGCCTGGGAGGGGGCGGAGACGACGAGGGCGTGCGTCGGCCGAGGCGTCGGACCAGGCGCACCGGGTGTCGGACGGCCCACCGATCGCCGGCCGGCGACACCGACGCCGCCACTGCGAGCGGCACTCACCGGCGAACCGTGCGCGGACTCGCCGCGGTGGACCGGCGATCCGCCGCCCGCCCCGCCGGGTCGGCGCCCACGCACGCGGCAGCCCCGTCCGTCAGGCGACCCACGCATGCGCGCCGCACCAAGGCCCGGAACCGTACGCCAACGGCGTGCGCCACTCAGCGATCCGTGCTGGACACCCACCGGGGAGGAGCCGGACCCGACAGGCACGTCGGACAGCTGACCCGACGCCCCGATCAGACACTCACGCCGGGCAGGACGACCGCACCCGACACCCAGGTCGGACAGCCGCCCCGGCACCACACCCGACGACCACGCTGAACAGCCGACCCGACGACCGAACCCGACACCCACGCCGGGCAGCCGCACCGGACAGCTACGTCGGACAGCCGACCCGACGACTCGGACCCGACGACCGGACCCGACGACCGACCCCGGCCCCCGCGCCTCCACCCGGGCACCCACGACTGAGGCACCCCCGCTCGGGAACGCCACGTGACAGGCCATGGGCACACCCGCGGGACCACGGCCGGAGGCAACCGGAAGGGACCGGAAGGGACCGGAAGGGACCGGAAGGGACCGGGGAACCACGACGAAGAAGGAACGAAGGATCTCCGAGGAGGCCGTCACCGAGCCCACCGCGCAACCGCGGCGCACCGGCAGTGATCTGCGGGCACGCCGGAACGATCACCTGGCGGACGTCACCGTGGCACGACGGCTCCGAGCGAATCCCGGACGGCCTCGGACGCCCTCGGACGGCGTCCGGGATTCGTTCAGACTCCGGCGCCCAGAACCGAGTTGATCTGCTGCGGGTCGCCGCAGACGATCAGCAGGGCGCCGGCCCGGCCGCGGGCCAGGGGCAGAGCGGTGGCGACAGCGTCGGGACCGCCGTTGACGGCGACCACGACGACGGGTCGGGCCTTGGCCCGGCCCACGACGGAGGCATCGGCGTAGAACACGTCGTCGCCCGCGTCGTGCTGCGCCCAGTAGGCGGTTTCGCCGAAGGAGAGCTCGTGCGCGGCCCACGGGTGCGGTTGGCCGGTGGTGATCACCAGCACCTCACCGGGGACACGCCCGGACTCCAACAGCAGATCGACCGCTTCTTCGGCGGCGTCCAGCGCACCCTCGGCCGAGGCCGGGATCAGCTGGATCTGCGGGATGGCGGCAGCGGGTGCGGCTGCCGGGACGGACGGCCCCGGCGCGGCCACGACCGGCTCGCGCGGGGTGCGTTGGGCCGGCATCGGCCGGACAGGTCCCGGACGTCCGGGACGTGGCGGAGCCACGGGACGGGGACCGGGTACGGGACGGGGGGTCGGCGCGGTACGGCCACTGGCCGGAGTCGCGCGGGGACCCTGGGCACTCTCGTGAATCTGAGGCTCCTCGGGAAGGAGAGGCATGAGCTGATTTTTATCAAACGCCGGTGCGACCCGCGTCGGCGGGTGGCACGTGAGTACGAGCGAAACCGTCAGAAATCGAAGCCGAGCTGACCCTCGATCTCCGGACCGCTTCCGTCCGCCCAGCTGCGGACCTTCTTGAAGTGCCGCCACTGGGGCAGCGCATCAAGATACGCCCATGTCAGCCGGTGGTACGGGGTGGGGCCCCGCTCCGCCAGTGCGGCCTTGTGCACGGGAGACGGATACCCGGCGTTGGCCGCAAAACCGAAGTCTGCATGGTCGACACCCAGTTCGGCCATCATTTTGTCGCGCTGAACCTTGGCGATCACCGAGGCCGCCGCGACGGCCACGCAGGACTGGTCACCCTTGATCACTGTGCGGACCCGCCACGGCGACCCGAGGTAATCGTGCTTCCCATCGAGGATGACCGCGTCGGGCCGCACGGGCAAGGCCTCCAGGGCCCTCACCGCCGCGAGGCGCAGGGCCGCCGTCATCCCCAGAGCGTCGATCTCCTCCGGAGAGGCGTGCCCCAGGGCGTACGACGTCACCCACTTCTCCAGTTCCACGGCCAAGGCGGTTCGCCGCTTGACGGTGAGGAGCTTGGAGTCGGTGAGACCTTCGGGGGCGCGGCGCAGACCCGTGACCGCGGCACAGACGGTGACCGGGCCGGCCCACGCACCGCGGCCCACCTCGTCGACACCGGCGACGGTCTTCGCTCCGGTCGTGGCGCGGAGGGAGCGCTCGACAGCGTGGGTGGGTGGTTCGTACGGCATGGCGTCCCTCAGCCTACGCCGCCCGGAGCCCCTCATGACACCAGGGTTTCCCCCGGCGGCCGGGGCCCCGCCCGCGATCCGGTTCAGGCACCGTCGCGCCGTAGCAGCGGAACCATCAGCTGGTCGATCATTTCCGCCAGGTCCCGCTCGCTCCATTCGCTCGCGCACACCTTGGAGCGGTACATCATCATCGCCGGAATGGCATCGAAGACGTAGGGGTTCGCGGCGTCCGGACGTACCTCTCCCCGCTCGATACCTCGGCGGACGATGTCCTGCAGCAGATGCGTGGTCGGCTCGATGACTCCACCGAGAATCACGCTGTGGAAGCGCTCGGCCTGTGCCACATCGCATTCGTGAAGCACCGAACGCAGCGCGAATCCGGGTTGCGAGTACATCGCCTCCCTCACCAGCCGGCACAGCGCCAGCAGGTCCTCCCGGACACTCCCCAGGTCGGGGGCCTCGGACAGGCGCGGCAGTGCGGCCTTCAGCGCGTCCGCGACAAGATCCTCCTTGGAGGGCCAGCGGCGGTAGACCGCCGCCTTTCCGGTCTGGGCCCGAGCGGCGACCCCCTCCATGGTGAGGCCGCTCCAGCCGACCGTGCTGAGCTGCTCCAGTGCGGCGTCGAGGATCGCGCGTTCGAGCACAGCACCGCGTCGGCGCAGGGAGGCCGCCTGAGCGGGGGCGGCCGTCCAACGCGAAGTAACCATCTGAGTGTCTCCGTTGTGCGAGGAGGCGGGGAGGGGACCGGGGGTGGGGACGTGGTCGGGACTGCGCCGGGGCCGGCGGCGAGGCCCCCTGGGGGAGGGCCGCCCCGGACCCGCGCGGTCGGTGGGTTCGGCATCGGTGCGAGCGGCCGAGTGGCGTCACGCGAGAGCGACTTCAGTGAACGCTTGCGTTCACTGTCGGGGACTCACTACCGTTGACGCGGCAGTGAACGCGAGCGTTCACTAACGCACTTGTGGGGGAACCATAGTGACAACCTCTCAGTTGATTCAGGATTCGAAGCCAGGAGCGGCCCGTCGGGAAGGACATCCCGGCCTCGCACTCGCCGTCATCGCGGCCTGCCAACTCATGGTGGTACTCGACGCGACGATTGTGAACATCGCCCTCCCGCATATTCAAGACGCGCTCAAGTTCAGCACGACCGACCTGACCTGGGTGGTCAGCGCGTACACCCTCACCTTCGGTGGCCTGCTGCTTCTCGGCGGCAGGGCCGGTGACATCCTCGGTCGCCGCCGGGTCTTCATGACCGGCATCCTGCTCTTCACGCTCGCCTCGCTGCTCGGCGGACTCGCCCAGGAACCGTGGCAGTTGCTGGCCGCGCGCGCCCTTCAGGGCATGGGTGGCGCGATCGCGTCGCCCACCGCGCTGGCGCTCATCACCACGACCTTCCCCGAGGGCCCGGAACGCAACAGGGCCTTCGCCGTGTTCGCCGGTGTCTCGGCGGGCGGCGGCGCGATCGGGCTCCTCGCGGGCGGCATGCTCACCGAGTGGCTCGACTGGCGCTGGGTGCTCTTCGTCAACGTGCCGATCGGGGTGCTGATCGCGGTCCTGGCGCCGATGTACATCAACGAGTCCGAGCGCCATCCCGGACGGTTCGACATAGCGGGCGCTCTGACCTCGACGGCCGGTATGGCGTCCCTGGTGTACGGCTTCATCCGCGCCGCGGAGAAGGGCTGGCGCGACGGCCTCACCATCGGGTCGTTCTCCGCGGCGCTCGTCCTGCTGCTGGCCTTCGCCTTCACCGAGACCCGGGCGAAGGAACCGATCACCCCGCTGAAGATGTTCGCCGACCGCAACCGCTCGGGCACGTACGTGATCATGCTCAGTCTGGCCGCGGCGATGTTCGGGATGTTCTTCTTCATCGTTCTGTTCGTGCAGAACGTGCTGGGTTACACGCCGATCCAGGCGGGTCTGGCCTTCCTGCCGGTGACGGCGGCGATCGGCATCGGCGCGGCACTGTCGCAGCGTTTCCTGCCGGTGCTGGGCCCCAAGCCCTTCATGATGGGCGGTTCCGCGCTCGTCGCGCTCGGACTCGGCTGGCTGACCTTCATGAGCCCCGACAGCACCTACGTCGGCGGGATCCTCGGCCCGATGCTGCTCTTCGCCTTCGGTATGGGCCTGAACTTCGTGACCTTGACCGTCACCGCGGTCTCCGGTGTCTCCCAGCACGAGGCGGGCGCGGCGTCCGGACTTCTCAACGTCACGCAGCAGGTGGGTGGTTCGCTCGGCCTCTCCATCCTGACCACGGTCTTCGGCACCGCGAGCCGGAACGAGGCGACGAAGCAGGTGCCGAAGTTCATGGCCGGCTCCTCCCCCGAGCAGAAGGCGGAGTTCGCCAAGACCCGTCAACTGCCCGCGCCCTGGGGCCATGACGTACTCGCCCACGGCATCTCGACCGCTTTCGTCCCGGCCGTCGCGATGGCCGTACTGGCCCTGATCACCGCCACCGTGGTGATCCGCGTCCGCAAGAGCGACCTGGACGCCCTCGCCGGCAACGCGGGCCCCGCCGGAGCCTGACGAGCGCGACCGCGGAGGCCGGACCCGGACCGTGAGAGCGGTGCGGTCCACGGTCCGGTCCTCGCGGCACGCGGCGCCGCACCGCGGCACATCGCGTGGTGTGCGGCACGGCCCCGCGCCGTGCCCCGCGCGACGCGCACGACGGCTCACGAGGAGGCCGCAGGACCTCTCACCTGCCATGACACCGGCGGAGGGGACGGCGCCCCACGAGCACCGCGCCTACGCCGCGACGGCCAACCACCCCGGCAGGCTCTCCGTCCGCTCCAGCCACTCCCCCGGCGGTGTCCCGGCCTTCCCGGAGGCGACCACTCCGCCGACGATGGCACAGTTCGTGTCCACGTCGCCGCCCACCTGGGCCGTCGCCCAGAAGGCCTCTTCGTAGTCCCCGAGGGTCCGTGCCGCCGACCAGAGCGCGAACGGCACCGTGTCGTGCGCCGTCGTGCGCCGCCCGCATCCCAGTACGGCCGCGACCGTCGCGGTGTCCCCGTAGTCGAGCATGTCCCGGGCCCGGCGCAGCCCCGCGCCCACGGCGCTGCGCGGCACGAGCGCGATGACGCCGTCGAGCAGCGCCCCGGGACTCGGCGGTCCCGCCGGGTCGGCCGCCAGGGCCGCGGCCGCGGCGACGGCCATGGCGCCGACGACGGCCTCACGGTGCTGGTGGGTGGGGTACGCCGAGATCTCCGCCTGGTGGACCG includes:
- a CDS encoding DUF4192 domain-containing protein, with the translated sequence MTNHNEPAGASGDSGISGRGPHGADGVRGGHDDGGARAGHDECGTRGTRGGRWKKRTGHDGRDLPGGHQITLRTPAELADALPYLLGYRPEDSIVLAALHDAERRGRFGGRARLGIPAQADDWPSVADQLAHGLVKGSERRGARPESMVAYLCQEPASGESGRDVMERLRPLAQLLRTACGRLDVPVIEALCISDGRFWSYCCPGQGCCSPEGEAMGLPGTSVLAAAATYAGLQVRGSLRELTARLVPWERRAAVDQEVALDAANRALIPRILDDESRAAVSEETLAQARRLLKRFAEAPSVSGIRPADLRDDGLLETAEAASLILGLQDRTTRDRAAEWMEGDEAGPALRLWRALARRCVGSYGEHAAAPLTLAGWVAWSSGDELEAREALAMALAADPDYLFARLLHQACNEGLDPESIRRCLRAERTGRPGPEAGRQPGADPAAQAETAESSQPSPDSGVPESGVPAPAGGSDATARSSGAGVRRRRRTRSAGNGGTRVSHRSSGARGVPAPRPAEDPSPTGDGPGRASGRTSDRARARREGGRRSVGEET
- a CDS encoding RecQ family ATP-dependent DNA helicase, which produces MTNEDPRPTSGEDLRIEADAVLARLVGAPAGEARLREDQWRAIEALVADKRRALVVQRTGWGKSAVYFVATALLRERGAGPTVIVSPLLALMRNQVEAAARAGIRARSINSSNTEEWETIQAEVAASEVDVLLVSPERLNNPDFRDQVLPKLAAATGLLVVDEAHCISDWGHDFRPDYRRLRTMLADLPPGVPVLATTATANARVTADVAEQLGTGASTDALVLRGPLDRESLSLGVLQLPDAAHRMAWLAEHLDDLPGSGIIYTLTVAAAEEVTVFLRQAGHTVASYTGKTENADRQQAEEDLLANRVKALVATSALGMGFDKPDLGFVVHLGSPSSPIAYYQQVGRAGRGVKHAEVLLLPGKEDQAIWQYFASIAFPPEEQVRRTLDVLARADRPLSLPALEPLVELRRSRLETMLKVLDVDGAVRRVRGGWISTGVPWTYDSERYAWVAKQRAAEQQAMRDYVSTTGCRMEFLRRQLDDERAAPCGRCDTCTEARFEASVSSSALDAANGELSRAGVDVEPRKMWPTGLPAVGVELKGRIPAGEQAAPGRALGRLSDIGWGNRLRPLLARQASDGPVPDDVAKAVVGVLTDWAKGPGGWASGRPDAQPRPVGVVTMASRTRPQLIQSLGARIAEIGRLPLLGSVEYVGEASQLSRSNSAQRLKALDGALTVPPALADVLGAAGGPVLLVDDATETGWTLAVAARLLRRSGAQGVLPLVLAVQA
- a CDS encoding ribonuclease HII gives rise to the protein MPYEPPTHAVERSLRATTGAKTVAGVDEVGRGAWAGPVTVCAAVTGLRRAPEGLTDSKLLTVKRRTALAVELEKWVTSYALGHASPEEIDALGMTAALRLAAVRALEALPVRPDAVILDGKHDYLGSPWRVRTVIKGDQSCVAVAAASVIAKVQRDKMMAELGVDHADFGFAANAGYPSPVHKAALAERGPTPYHRLTWAYLDALPQWRHFKKVRSWADGSGPEIEGQLGFDF
- a CDS encoding TetR/AcrR family transcriptional regulator; amino-acid sequence: MVTSRWTAAPAQAASLRRRGAVLERAILDAALEQLSTVGWSGLTMEGVAARAQTGKAAVYRRWPSKEDLVADALKAALPRLSEAPDLGSVREDLLALCRLVREAMYSQPGFALRSVLHECDVAQAERFHSVILGGVIEPTTHLLQDIVRRGIERGEVRPDAANPYVFDAIPAMMMYRSKVCASEWSERDLAEMIDQLMVPLLRRDGA
- a CDS encoding MFS transporter; translation: MTTSQLIQDSKPGAARREGHPGLALAVIAACQLMVVLDATIVNIALPHIQDALKFSTTDLTWVVSAYTLTFGGLLLLGGRAGDILGRRRVFMTGILLFTLASLLGGLAQEPWQLLAARALQGMGGAIASPTALALITTTFPEGPERNRAFAVFAGVSAGGGAIGLLAGGMLTEWLDWRWVLFVNVPIGVLIAVLAPMYINESERHPGRFDIAGALTSTAGMASLVYGFIRAAEKGWRDGLTIGSFSAALVLLLAFAFTETRAKEPITPLKMFADRNRSGTYVIMLSLAAAMFGMFFFIVLFVQNVLGYTPIQAGLAFLPVTAAIGIGAALSQRFLPVLGPKPFMMGGSALVALGLGWLTFMSPDSTYVGGILGPMLLFAFGMGLNFVTLTVTAVSGVSQHEAGAASGLLNVTQQVGGSLGLSILTTVFGTASRNEATKQVPKFMAGSSPEQKAEFAKTRQLPAPWGHDVLAHGISTAFVPAVAMAVLALITATVVIRVRKSDLDALAGNAGPAGA
- a CDS encoding ADP-ribosylglycohydrolase family protein; protein product: MTADTSPDARAGRALASLRGLAVGDALGSQFFVPAHYPLLKRRGLPAGPWQWTDDTEMASSVVAVLARHRRIDQDDLARSFAEHHDFDRGYGPAVNRLLRQVREGGDWRQLASALFKGQGSWGNGAAMRIAPLGAWYADDPEQAVHQAEISAYPTHQHREAVVGAMAVAAAAALAADPAGPPSPGALLDGVIALVPRSAVGAGLRRARDMLDYGDTATVAAVLGCGRRTTAHDTVPFALWSAARTLGDYEEAFWATAQVGGDVDTNCAIVGGVVASGKAGTPPGEWLERTESLPGWLAVAA